In [Leptolyngbya] sp. PCC 7376, a genomic segment contains:
- a CDS encoding transposase family protein, translated as MVQKTENTLIKETDFHLPGMKQLHGSEELSLTVVLMDATEQAIEKPQKTTSLLLRKKKHHSLKAQIVIAWQWAQIICCDCEKGSTHDFKLLKKSRVHFQQGQLCLADTGYQGLHKRHQRSHTPHKKPRRRVDCGNRNRRISS; from the coding sequence ATGGTGCAAAAAACAGAGAATACACTCATCAAAGAAACCGATTTCCACTTACCCGGCATGAAACAGCTCCATGGTTCAGAAGAGTTATCTCTAACAGTAGTGTTGATGGATGCCACAGAACAGGCGATTGAAAAGCCCCAAAAAACAACGTCTTTACTACTCAGGAAAAAGAAGCATCATTCCCTTAAAGCTCAAATAGTTATTGCTTGGCAGTGGGCACAGATTATCTGTTGTGACTGTGAGAAAGGTAGCACCCATGACTTCAAACTACTCAAAAAGAGTAGAGTGCATTTTCAGCAGGGACAACTCTGCCTTGCCGACACTGGATATCAAGGTCTACACAAGCGACATCAGCGGAGTCACACTCCTCACAAGAAGCCGAGGAGGAGAGTTGACTGCGGGAACAGAAACAGGAGAATCAGCTCTTAG
- a CDS encoding sugar transferase — protein MLKRKPIPNSTQDLRSIQALEHLKPGRQRFRYMLLLICSDTLGLAIAWRFADFLNGFYSPIPTGLVWWVWFDIPSLFWFFLIVTLSFFVANHLYRIPFEAQNYTRAAKIITLVYCLFLLGSYFYNPMLDPPRSLFISAWFLSITFVLGQRLSLTLILRQFVRQKPPIKVFVIAPAEKLNHLANLVKKRPNYEIVGAALATTASTATTIANIQQSGAMEVLVKDLPDTDLASSLYWQLRSTGVAIRLLPSSKEMLYRRGLPEIFAGIPTLRVETPLLLCWDYRLKRWFDFVGSAFGLMILLPLFIGVAIAIKVDSPGEVFFRQKRVGLNGKTFRMWKFRTMVKNAPKLQQQLETQNQMSDGVLFKIKKDPRITKVGQFLRRTSIDELPQLINVLIGQMSLVGPRPLPIRDVERFDSWHHIRHQVVPGISGLWQISGRSDLEDFNAAARLDLYYIDNWSLNLDLDILIETVRIVLFGKGAY, from the coding sequence ATGTTGAAACGCAAACCCATCCCTAACTCCACACAAGATCTCCGCTCCATCCAAGCTTTAGAACATTTGAAACCGGGGCGTCAGCGTTTTCGGTATATGTTGCTCTTGATCTGTAGTGATACGTTGGGCTTGGCGATCGCCTGGCGGTTTGCAGATTTTTTGAACGGTTTCTATTCGCCGATTCCTACTGGTTTAGTGTGGTGGGTTTGGTTCGATATCCCCAGTCTATTTTGGTTTTTTTTAATCGTTACCCTGAGCTTTTTTGTAGCGAATCATCTCTACCGCATTCCTTTCGAAGCCCAGAATTATACTCGTGCCGCTAAGATCATCACCTTGGTTTATTGTTTGTTTTTGCTTGGTAGCTATTTTTATAATCCGATGCTTGATCCACCGCGATCACTCTTTATTTCGGCATGGTTTTTAAGCATCACATTTGTGTTGGGACAACGCTTATCTCTGACGCTGATTTTGCGGCAATTTGTGCGTCAAAAACCACCGATTAAAGTATTTGTGATTGCCCCCGCCGAAAAACTAAATCACTTAGCAAATCTCGTCAAAAAGAGGCCGAATTACGAAATTGTTGGTGCGGCTCTAGCGACCACTGCGAGTACAGCCACAACGATTGCAAATATTCAGCAATCTGGAGCGATGGAAGTTTTAGTTAAGGATTTACCAGATACAGATCTTGCGTCAAGTTTGTATTGGCAACTGCGGAGTACAGGCGTGGCGATTCGGCTGCTGCCATCGAGTAAAGAAATGCTTTACCGTCGGGGTTTACCAGAGATTTTTGCGGGTATTCCCACTCTCCGTGTCGAAACACCTCTGCTTTTGTGTTGGGATTATCGACTGAAACGTTGGTTTGATTTTGTGGGGTCTGCGTTTGGTTTAATGATTCTCTTGCCACTTTTTATCGGTGTGGCGATCGCCATCAAAGTTGACTCTCCCGGTGAGGTCTTTTTTCGGCAAAAGCGTGTGGGTTTAAACGGTAAAACATTTCGGATGTGGAAGTTCCGCACCATGGTTAAAAATGCTCCCAAACTCCAACAGCAACTCGAAACCCAGAACCAAATGTCAGATGGAGTTCTATTCAAAATCAAAAAGGATCCTCGCATCACCAAAGTCGGTCAATTTTTGCGACGCACCAGTATCGATGAATTGCCCCAACTCATCAACGTCTTAATTGGGCAAATGAGTCTTGTTGGCCCCCGTCCCCTACCGATTCGCGATGTAGAACGCTTTGACTCTTGGCACCATATCCGCCATCAAGTTGTTCCGGGCATTAGTGGGCTTTGGCAAATATCGGGACGTTCTGACCTTGAAGACTTTAATGCTGCAGCTCGCCTCGATCTGTATTACATCGATAATTGGTCGTTAAACCTTGATCTCGACATCTTGATTGAAACCGTCAGAATTGTGCTGTTTGGCAAAGGAGCATACTAG
- a CDS encoding WecB/TagA/CpsF family glycosyltransferase codes for MTFEELPQRHILRTRVHLTNYVDAGERILQAIRNNQSGYVAIANVHMVMTGYWNNEFQQIINNALLTTPDGMPLVWGLKLFGLQEASRVYGPDLTLHCCTIATRENMPVYFYGSRPETLDKLRQNLLEKFPELNIVGMVAPPFRALSAEEENLEIENIIQSGAKLVFVGLGCPKQEFWMAKHTDKLTAVLLGVGAAFDFHAGTVSQAPRWMMSLGLEWFYRLLQEPRRLWKRYVVNNMAFVVLFLIQFVRVRLRST; via the coding sequence ATGACTTTTGAAGAGCTTCCCCAACGCCATATTCTCCGGACTCGGGTGCATCTGACGAACTATGTCGATGCAGGGGAGCGCATCCTACAGGCGATTCGAAATAATCAGTCCGGCTATGTGGCGATCGCCAATGTCCATATGGTGATGACGGGCTACTGGAATAATGAGTTCCAGCAAATTATTAACAATGCTCTATTAACGACACCGGACGGAATGCCCCTCGTATGGGGATTAAAACTATTTGGACTTCAAGAGGCCTCTCGGGTTTATGGCCCTGACCTAACGCTCCACTGTTGTACGATCGCCACGCGCGAAAATATGCCCGTTTATTTTTACGGTAGCCGCCCCGAAACCCTCGATAAACTTCGCCAGAACTTACTCGAAAAATTCCCTGAGCTAAATATTGTGGGGATGGTTGCGCCACCCTTCCGTGCTTTGAGCGCAGAAGAAGAAAATCTCGAAATCGAGAATATTATTCAGTCAGGCGCAAAACTAGTCTTTGTCGGATTGGGTTGTCCTAAACAAGAATTTTGGATGGCAAAACATACGGATAAATTGACCGCAGTTCTGTTAGGAGTAGGAGCTGCCTTTGATTTCCACGCTGGAACCGTTTCCCAAGCCCCTCGGTGGATGATGTCCCTGGGCTTAGAATGGTTTTACCGCCTACTTCAAGAACCACGGCGTCTCTGGAAACGCTATGTCGTTAACAATATGGCTTTTGTGGTGTTGTTTTTGATCCAGTTCGTTAGGGTTCGACTGCGCAGTACATAA
- a CDS encoding HAD family phosphatase: MALGKLFKSHGDRSKLQLILKRGLHGRSGILLKYKKPTVHLMPQLQAVLFEINGVFLNDSAIQFELLDEILLSENLRPTDAIYQNESLGKSDRRCLQECLALRGRIVSDEYLDKLIAKKSQAYQAKLSALETFPVASDILPFITSLKLKDLLLGIVTGYSSTDTDYILGQLELKDAFDIVLTADDIPIFKPSGDSYRAAIKALQTKYPERQITAKNCLAIEDNFHGIQAAKSARIPVVGVARTYPFHMMQRCSNWCVDYLTELELERIDPSLAPPAEVLQ; encoded by the coding sequence ATGGCGTTGGGGAAGCTCTTCAAAAGTCATGGCGATCGCAGCAAACTACAGCTTATTTTAAAGCGTGGCCTCCATGGGCGATCCGGAATTCTCCTAAAATATAAAAAACCGACCGTTCACCTCATGCCCCAACTACAGGCTGTTCTTTTCGAAATTAATGGCGTTTTTCTGAATGACTCAGCAATTCAATTTGAGCTGCTGGATGAAATCCTCCTATCCGAAAATCTCCGCCCCACCGATGCAATCTACCAAAATGAAAGCTTAGGGAAGAGCGATCGCCGTTGTCTACAGGAATGTTTGGCTTTACGCGGACGCATTGTCAGCGATGAATACCTTGATAAGCTCATCGCAAAAAAATCTCAGGCCTATCAAGCAAAGCTCAGTGCCCTAGAAACTTTTCCGGTCGCATCAGATATCTTGCCATTTATCACATCCCTTAAACTGAAGGATCTTCTTCTCGGCATTGTGACAGGTTATAGCAGCACAGATACAGACTATATTTTGGGTCAGTTGGAACTAAAAGATGCTTTTGATATCGTGCTCACCGCCGACGATATCCCAATTTTCAAACCGAGCGGAGATAGTTATCGAGCCGCAATCAAAGCATTACAAACAAAATATCCAGAGCGTCAGATTACCGCCAAGAACTGCCTTGCCATCGAAGATAATTTCCACGGTATCCAAGCCGCAAAATCCGCACGCATCCCTGTTGTTGGTGTGGCACGCACCTATCCATTCCATATGATGCAGCGTTGTAGTAATTGGTGCGTTGACTATTTGACAGAACTAGAGCTAGAACGCATTGACCCAAGCCTTGCTCCACCAGCAGAAGTGCTACAATAA
- a CDS encoding glycosyltransferase family 1 protein, producing MMLVNLSVLSAKPTGISIYAKNVVPHLVELDSFTLLSESSLIPLVKEDVRQKIPAGMSPDFGMQGHAKRLLWTQFGLPKLYKKLKANLIFSPLPETPLYTSCCNVAMVHDLIPLRYPDRRSPLQYYQKFVLPKVLYQAEHLVCNSQATADDVINYFGIPARKITPIPLAYDAKHFRAIDNLPQPTKPYFLYLGRHNPHKNVLRMIKAFAQLPNYQDYEFLLVGSQDKRYTPTVKALITELGLEQNVLIKDYVAQQDLPMIINQAIALVFTTLWEGFGLPVLEAMACGTPVVTSNQSALPEAAGDAALLVNPENVGAITNAMQQITQDETLRQDLRMRGLAQAQKFSWQHTGNQTAAILKRFL from the coding sequence ATGATGCTAGTTAATCTCTCTGTCCTATCTGCAAAACCAACGGGCATTAGTATCTACGCCAAAAATGTAGTGCCCCATCTGGTTGAACTTGATTCTTTCACATTACTGAGCGAATCCTCCCTAATCCCTCTTGTCAAAGAGGATGTCAGACAGAAGATTCCAGCAGGGATGAGTCCAGATTTTGGGATGCAAGGCCATGCAAAACGTTTACTGTGGACACAGTTTGGACTCCCAAAACTTTATAAAAAACTAAAAGCAAATCTGATTTTTTCACCGTTACCCGAAACGCCTCTATATACATCCTGTTGCAATGTGGCGATGGTGCATGATTTGATTCCGCTACGTTATCCAGATCGGCGATCACCCCTCCAGTATTACCAAAAATTTGTTTTACCCAAGGTTTTGTATCAGGCGGAGCATCTAGTCTGTAATTCTCAGGCGACAGCGGATGATGTGATTAATTATTTTGGGATTCCTGCGAGGAAAATCACACCAATTCCTCTTGCCTACGACGCGAAACATTTTCGGGCAATCGACAATTTACCCCAACCGACAAAACCCTATTTTCTGTATCTTGGTCGCCACAATCCTCACAAAAATGTATTGCGAATGATCAAGGCTTTTGCGCAACTGCCCAACTATCAAGATTATGAATTTTTGCTCGTTGGTTCGCAAGATAAACGCTATACCCCAACCGTGAAGGCACTGATTACCGAGCTTGGTTTAGAGCAAAATGTTTTGATCAAAGATTATGTTGCCCAGCAAGATTTGCCGATGATCATTAATCAGGCGATCGCCCTTGTTTTCACAACATTGTGGGAGGGATTTGGGTTACCCGTGCTTGAAGCAATGGCCTGTGGAACTCCGGTGGTCACATCAAACCAATCGGCTTTACCAGAAGCAGCAGGAGATGCAGCCCTACTCGTCAATCCAGAAAATGTTGGGGCGATCACCAATGCAATGCAACAAATCACCCAAGACGAAACCCTGCGACAAGATTTACGAATGAGAGGTTTAGCCCAAGCACAAAAATTCTCTTGGCAACACACAGGCAATCAAACCGCTGCAATTCTAAAGAGATTTCTCTGA
- a CDS encoding ABC transporter ATP-binding protein produces the protein MTSAAVSLDKVTKVFGKVPVVNELSFEIKDGEMYGLLGPNGAGKSTTIRMVITLTEPSGGVICVAGEDVQRNPAHAKRTIGVVLQQMSVDVDLTVWENLEFHGRLHHIPKSKRQRLIRQSLEYVGLGDRRDDLVKTLSGGMKRRVQIARALLHEPKILFLDEPTVGLDPQTRRRLWEIIRELNNNGMTILLTTHYMEEAATLCNRIGIMEAGQLIEEGTVSELQEKYGRGLMVKQQSDRWDYNFFPTVQEAEHHLANLEDKKGVMVRESNLEDIFVELTGRQLD, from the coding sequence ATGACATCCGCTGCGGTTTCCCTTGATAAAGTCACGAAAGTTTTTGGCAAAGTGCCTGTGGTTAATGAGCTTTCGTTTGAGATTAAAGATGGCGAAATGTATGGTCTTTTGGGGCCAAACGGCGCGGGGAAATCAACGACAATTCGGATGGTGATTACGTTAACGGAGCCGAGTGGTGGAGTAATTTGTGTGGCCGGGGAAGATGTGCAGCGTAATCCCGCCCACGCGAAACGCACTATTGGGGTGGTGCTCCAGCAGATGAGTGTGGATGTGGATCTCACGGTTTGGGAAAATCTGGAATTTCATGGTCGGTTGCACCATATCCCGAAATCAAAACGCCAAAGATTAATTCGGCAATCTCTTGAATATGTGGGGTTGGGTGATCGCCGCGATGATTTAGTAAAAACATTATCGGGTGGAATGAAACGTCGGGTGCAGATTGCTCGGGCGTTACTGCATGAACCCAAAATCTTGTTTTTAGATGAACCAACTGTCGGTCTCGATCCTCAAACGCGTCGTCGTCTCTGGGAAATTATCCGCGAGCTGAATAACAATGGCATGACCATTTTGCTCACCACTCACTATATGGAAGAGGCCGCAACACTCTGTAATCGCATCGGCATTATGGAAGCGGGTCAGCTAATTGAGGAAGGAACTGTATCAGAGTTGCAGGAAAAATATGGTCGCGGTCTCATGGTGAAACAGCAGAGTGATCGCTGGGATTATAATTTTTTCCCGACTGTGCAAGAGGCAGAACATCATCTCGCCAATCTCGAAGACAAAAAAGGTGTGATGGTGCGCGAATCCAATCTCGAAGATATTTTTGTGGAGTTGACAGGTCGGCAACTCGATTAA
- a CDS encoding IS630 family transposase: MQQARYDFWQKMQATLAKNLIFIDESGVNLAMTRLRARSEKGKRAYSPKSSKRGKNVSLIGALGFKGMVANYHLLGSTDGLTFEAFISQKLIPNLWAGACVVMDNCSIHLGESVRTMIEAVGAKLIYLPPYSPDFSPIENCWSKLKSTLKSIGARTYLALDKAIEVAFSKITLDDIRCWFTHCCYCTSLD, encoded by the coding sequence GTGCAACAAGCCAGATATGATTTTTGGCAGAAAATGCAAGCGACTCTAGCGAAAAACTTGATTTTTATCGATGAATCGGGCGTGAACTTAGCCATGACAAGACTGAGGGCACGTTCTGAGAAAGGGAAACGAGCTTATAGTCCGAAATCCAGTAAACGAGGCAAGAATGTTTCTTTGATTGGAGCATTAGGCTTCAAGGGAATGGTCGCTAATTATCATCTGCTGGGGAGTACGGATGGATTAACCTTTGAAGCATTCATCAGCCAGAAGTTAATACCAAACTTATGGGCGGGAGCATGTGTGGTGATGGATAACTGTTCGATTCATTTAGGAGAGTCAGTACGCACAATGATTGAGGCCGTGGGAGCTAAGTTGATTTACCTTCCTCCCTATTCTCCAGATTTTTCACCCATTGAAAATTGCTGGTCAAAGTTGAAAAGTACCTTGAAAAGTATCGGGGCAAGAACTTATCTAGCTCTAGACAAGGCAATTGAGGTAGCTTTTTCCAAGATTACCCTTGATGATATTCGATGCTGGTTTACACATTGCTGCTATTGCACCTCACTCGACTAG
- a CDS encoding transposase produces MTGEEESSILPKAYSLDLRQKIVDAYERGGVSQSSLARQFGVAKSFVQKLLDQKRLTGSIAPKKRSQQTPPKLNEEHQTILRQLLTKKNDATLAELCDEMEKRTGLRVANSTMHRTLRRMGYSLKKNILSRP; encoded by the coding sequence TTGACTGGTGAGGAAGAAAGTAGCATCTTGCCGAAAGCCTACTCATTAGACTTAAGACAGAAAATAGTGGATGCCTACGAAAGGGGTGGTGTGAGTCAAAGTAGTCTTGCCCGACAATTTGGAGTGGCGAAAAGTTTTGTACAAAAGCTCCTCGACCAAAAACGACTGACAGGGTCGATTGCTCCGAAAAAACGAAGCCAACAAACACCTCCCAAATTAAACGAAGAGCATCAAACAATATTGCGCCAGTTGCTCACCAAGAAAAACGATGCGACGCTAGCGGAACTATGTGATGAGATGGAGAAACGCACTGGTCTCCGTGTGGCCAATAGCACAATGCATCGCACCTTAAGAAGAATGGGATATAGCCTCAAAAAAAACATTCTATCCAGACCTTAA
- a CDS encoding transposase family protein: MPQNRRLKSPKKQRLYYSGKKKHHSLKAQIVIAWQWAQIICCDCEKGSTHDFKLLKKSRVHFQQGQLCPKSD; the protein is encoded by the coding sequence ATGCCACAGAACAGGCGATTGAAAAGCCCAAAAAAACAACGTCTTTACTACTCAGGGAAAAAGAAGCATCATTCCCTTAAAGCTCAAATAGTTATTGCTTGGCAGTGGGCACAGATTATCTGTTGTGACTGTGAGAAAGGTAGCACCCATGACTTCAAACTACTCAAAAAGAGTAGAGTGCATTTTCAGCAGGGACAACTCTGCCCAAAGAGCGATTGA
- a CDS encoding transposase family protein produces the protein MPTYEQLQHLSPEQFRRACGVKLQTFNRLVEVLAEAKAKQKPGRPSIVSLENQLLLTLEYLREYRTYFHIAQSWGIHESTVCRMVQKTENKLIKETDFHLPGMKQLHGSEELSLTVVVDGCHRTGD, from the coding sequence ATGCCAACTTACGAACAGCTCCAACATTTATCTCCAGAACAATTCAGGAGAGCCTGTGGAGTTAAACTTCAGACTTTCAATCGTCTGGTAGAGGTCCTCGCAGAAGCTAAAGCAAAGCAAAAACCCGGTCGTCCCAGTATTGTATCCCTGGAAAATCAGTTACTCCTCACCTTGGAATATCTGAGGGAATATCGCACTTATTTTCATATCGCTCAATCATGGGGCATTCATGAATCAACAGTTTGTCGCATGGTGCAAAAAACAGAGAATAAACTCATCAAAGAAACCGATTTCCACTTACCCGGCATGAAACAGCTCCATGGTTCAGAAGAGTTATCTCTAACAGTAGTGGTTGATGGATGCCACAGAACAGGCGATTGA
- a CDS encoding AarF/ABC1/UbiB kinase family protein — translation MKSPRWQRQNINLWQRQLEIFAVASQFVARLGKDKFFGGKNESSNRRRQARWLVNHLLDLGPTFIKIGQAMSTRPDLFPIEYIEELSQLQDRVPPFNSTEAIAVIEKSFEKSLYSVFKDFDQEPLASASLGQVHKAILYTGEEVAVKVQRPGLKNLFHVDIQVIERLMAIAGRFAKDLHKYNLTQVCREFFDLLYQEIDYVQEGKNGDHFRSNFAGQNHILVPKVYWQYTTERVLTLEYLPGIKIDDRAALEAVNINPDNVISLGISAYLKQLLQDGFFQSDPHPGNMAVDEDGKLIFYDFGTMTEVKSMEKTQMMRTFFAILRKDTDEVVDTLVYMGLVEPMADMTPIKRMIAFLLDKFRDRPVDLKEFEQISGEIYLMFEQQPFRLPPQMTFIIKAITTLDGIARALDPQYNLLAAAQPFVRSIAISKEENESRITSLAKQAKEFVLYQIKKPTRTEMAIKRLESRIELGEIQFRVKSLESDRQLRRIYLAVKTIMYGTLSGFATIVGVLLLSYPNYAIAVFCIALFLGFLTGRSLLKLLLQERIDRLVRK, via the coding sequence TTGAAATCCCCACGTTGGCAACGACAGAATATCAATCTATGGCAGCGGCAACTAGAAATTTTTGCTGTCGCTTCGCAATTTGTCGCGCGTCTTGGCAAAGATAAATTCTTTGGGGGCAAAAATGAATCCAGTAACCGTCGTCGTCAAGCTCGCTGGCTAGTCAACCATCTCCTCGATCTCGGGCCAACTTTTATCAAAATTGGTCAGGCGATGTCCACCCGTCCCGACCTTTTTCCGATCGAATACATCGAAGAACTGAGTCAGCTGCAAGATCGTGTGCCTCCCTTCAACAGCACAGAGGCGATCGCCGTCATCGAGAAATCATTTGAGAAATCTCTCTACTCAGTTTTTAAAGACTTTGATCAAGAACCCCTTGCCTCAGCAAGTTTAGGACAGGTTCATAAAGCAATTCTATATACTGGCGAAGAAGTTGCCGTTAAAGTGCAGCGCCCCGGCCTTAAAAATCTGTTTCACGTCGATATCCAAGTCATTGAAAGATTAATGGCGATCGCCGGACGCTTTGCAAAAGATCTCCATAAATATAATCTGACCCAAGTCTGCCGTGAATTTTTTGACCTGCTATACCAAGAAATTGACTATGTGCAGGAAGGAAAAAATGGCGATCATTTCCGCAGTAACTTCGCTGGCCAAAACCATATCCTTGTCCCAAAAGTCTATTGGCAATACACCACTGAGCGTGTCCTTACCCTCGAATATCTCCCCGGCATAAAAATCGATGACCGTGCTGCTCTCGAAGCAGTCAATATCAATCCCGATAACGTCATTAGCCTTGGCATTTCCGCATACCTCAAGCAATTACTGCAAGACGGATTTTTCCAATCTGATCCCCATCCGGGCAATATGGCGGTTGATGAAGATGGCAAACTAATTTTCTACGACTTTGGCACCATGACCGAAGTCAAATCGATGGAAAAGACGCAGATGATGCGTACTTTTTTCGCCATCCTCCGCAAAGATACTGATGAAGTGGTAGACACCTTAGTCTATATGGGTTTAGTCGAACCGATGGCCGACATGACTCCCATTAAACGGATGATTGCATTTCTACTCGATAAATTCCGCGATCGCCCCGTTGATTTAAAAGAATTTGAGCAGATTAGCGGCGAAATCTATTTGATGTTTGAACAGCAGCCATTCCGGTTGCCTCCTCAAATGACGTTCATCATCAAAGCAATTACAACCCTTGATGGCATTGCCCGCGCCCTTGATCCCCAGTACAACCTGCTCGCCGCAGCCCAACCCTTTGTCCGAAGCATTGCCATTAGCAAAGAAGAAAACGAAAGCCGTATTACCTCCCTAGCGAAACAAGCAAAAGAATTCGTTCTCTACCAAATCAAAAAACCGACCCGCACCGAGATGGCGATTAAACGCCTCGAATCCCGCATCGAGCTCGGTGAAATTCAGTTCCGCGTTAAATCTCTGGAGAGCGATCGCCAACTCCGTCGCATTTATCTCGCCGTCAAAACCATTATGTACGGCACTCTCAGTGGCTTTGCAACCATTGTCGGCGTGTTACTCCTCAGCTATCCCAACTATGCGATCGCCGTTTTTTGCATTGCCCTTTTCCTAGGATTCTTGACTGGGCGATCGCTCCTCAAACTCCTACTCCAAGAACGCATTGACCGCTTAGTCCGCAAATAA
- a CDS encoding A24 family peptidase, translated as MDFFFWAIAASFIFVIGSCFGSFLNVVVYRLPEGLSLIHPPSRCPKCGHGLSARENIPVFGWITLLGKCRWCKTPIPVRYPLVEAFVGLLFVAVFFRFGLHLEAIAAAVLLFWLTSLALIDFDTFTLPNSLTQSGLVLGLIFQIMLGFQANSLTGAIQYFIGGIGAMVLGIWLLDIVGFLGTIALKQQAMGGGDPKLLAMIGVWLGWQNVILTIFLSCALGTAIIGTAMKLGKHGKKQHLPFGPFLAMGAMGSLFFGDRLIALYLDSFLGF; from the coding sequence ATGGATTTTTTCTTCTGGGCGATCGCCGCGAGTTTTATCTTTGTGATTGGGTCTTGCTTCGGTAGTTTCCTTAATGTTGTGGTGTATCGTTTGCCAGAAGGACTGTCTTTGATCCACCCGCCGTCCCGCTGCCCAAAATGTGGTCATGGCTTGAGCGCTCGGGAAAATATTCCAGTCTTTGGTTGGATCACGCTGCTCGGAAAATGTCGGTGGTGCAAAACGCCTATCCCAGTACGCTATCCTCTCGTTGAAGCATTTGTGGGGTTATTATTTGTCGCAGTATTTTTTCGATTTGGGTTACATCTAGAGGCGATCGCCGCCGCCGTTTTACTTTTTTGGCTGACTTCCCTTGCCCTCATCGATTTTGATACCTTTACTCTGCCGAACTCCCTAACCCAGTCTGGTTTAGTACTCGGCCTCATTTTTCAGATTATGCTCGGCTTTCAGGCCAATAGCTTGACTGGCGCAATCCAATATTTTATTGGAGGCATTGGCGCGATGGTTTTGGGGATATGGTTATTAGATATTGTCGGATTTCTCGGGACGATTGCCCTCAAACAACAAGCGATGGGCGGCGGTGACCCAAAATTATTGGCGATGATTGGTGTTTGGCTCGGTTGGCAAAATGTTATCCTCACAATCTTTTTGTCCTGCGCCCTTGGCACCGCGATTATCGGTACAGCAATGAAGCTCGGCAAACATGGCAAAAAACAGCATTTACCCTTTGGCCCTTTTCTAGCGATGGGTGCGATGGGGAGTTTATTTTTTGGCGATCGCCTAATTGCCTTATATTTAGACTCGTTTTTAGGTTTTTAG
- a CDS encoding prohibitin family protein, protein MRNVTPNGNFPLSLVGTIVAFAVFLVLNAFVIINPGQAGVLSVLGKAQDGALLEGFHIKPPFITNVDVYDVTVQKFEVPAESSTKDLQDLSARFAINFRLDPVEVVTIRRTQGTLQNIVAKIIAPQTQESFKIAAAKRTVEEAITKRTELKRDFDDALDTRLKKYGIIVLDTSVVDLNFSAEFSKAVEEKQIAEQRAQRAIYVAQEAEQQAQADVNRAKGKAEAQRLLAETLKAQGGELVLEKEAIEAWREGGAQMPNVLVMGEKGGSVPFLFNLGDAAK, encoded by the coding sequence GTGCGTAACGTGACCCCTAACGGGAACTTTCCACTTTCCCTGGTTGGCACTATTGTTGCCTTTGCCGTATTTCTGGTATTAAATGCCTTTGTCATTATCAATCCCGGACAAGCAGGGGTATTAAGTGTGCTAGGTAAGGCCCAAGACGGCGCTTTACTAGAAGGTTTTCACATTAAGCCACCTTTCATCACAAACGTCGATGTCTATGATGTAACCGTCCAAAAATTTGAAGTCCCTGCCGAAAGTTCGACAAAAGATTTGCAGGATTTATCGGCACGGTTTGCGATTAACTTCCGCCTCGATCCTGTTGAAGTTGTAACCATCCGTCGAACCCAAGGCACACTCCAAAATATTGTTGCGAAAATTATTGCACCCCAAACCCAGGAATCTTTCAAGATTGCGGCAGCTAAACGTACTGTTGAGGAAGCAATCACAAAGCGTACAGAGCTAAAACGTGACTTTGATGACGCCCTTGATACTCGCCTCAAAAAATATGGCATTATCGTGCTGGATACTAGCGTGGTCGATCTCAATTTCTCTGCTGAATTCTCGAAGGCAGTAGAGGAAAAACAAATTGCTGAACAGCGTGCTCAACGGGCAATTTATGTGGCTCAAGAAGCAGAGCAACAAGCACAGGCAGATGTTAACCGCGCGAAAGGTAAAGCGGAAGCGCAACGCCTCCTTGCTGAAACGCTTAAGGCTCAGGGTGGTGAACTCGTACTGGAGAAAGAAGCGATTGAAGCATGGCGCGAAGGTGGTGCTCAAATGCCCAATGTTTTAGTGATGGGTGAGAAAGGTGGTAGCGTACCATTCCTGTTTAACCTCGGGGATGCTGCTAAATAG